The genomic DNA GAATTCCCATGAGAGCTTCTCCGGTTATCAGTCCTGAAGCCAAAAGCAGTCCTTTTTTATTGTCACCTTTAGAGGCTCTTGCTTTTTTGCCTAGGTGATTTATCATTCCGCCAATGAAGATAGGTACCGTTAATGTAATGGGAAGATAGATTCCTACTGCCACGGCCAATACCGGCACTCGAAAATCGGAACCTGCTTTTTCCTGCCGAATATCAATCAGGATGATGATAACAGCAATGACTGCGCCAATGTAAACGAACGTCCAGGGCAGACTGCCAGTAAAAACGCCTTCCGCCACGGATTTCATCAAGGTGGCTTGAGGTGCTGAGAGTGCGGGAGATCCAATCGTATAAGCCGTATGCAGAATATCTAAGACCAATCCCAGTACGACTGCGGCACTGAGCGTACCTATGATCTGCATGACCTGTTGTTTCCACGGTGTCGCACCGACAATGTGACCGGTTTTCAGATCCTGCATATTATCACCGCCGATAGCTGCCGCGCAGCAGACAACTGCTCCTACCATGATTGCACCGGCGGCACCCACAGGGGAACCTGCTCCGAGAAGCGCTAAAAGCAGGAGCGAAGAAAAGAGTATTGTGGCGATTGTAACGCCGGAGATGGGATTGTTGGAAGAACCTACTACTCCCGCCATGTAGGAAGCGACAGCAGAGAAAAGAAATCCGAAGATCATCATAACCACTGTCAAAAGAGCTGCAATGCCGGCGGACTCTATGATTCCGAGATAAAGCAGGAACACCGGGATCAGCAGAACCAGCAGTCCCACTCCCACATAATTGATTGGCAAGTCCATCTCTTGGCGAGAAAGATTAGCACCGGATTTCCGCTGGCGGATCGCTTCCAAGCTTGTCTTAAGACCGATAATGAGCGGTTTAAATAATTTGATGAGCGACCAGACTCCGCCTACGACCATTGCGCCTACGCCCAGATATCGAATTTTGGTATTCCAGATAGTCCAAGCTGATTCTAAAGCGTCACCTTCGAATCCATTAATTGCGGAGTAGATTGGAATTGCTACAGCCCAGGAAATCAACCCGCCGGCCACGACTACAATTCCGATATTTCTACCGACGATGTAGCCCACCGATATCAGAGCAGGAGAGAGGTCTGTACCGAGTCCAAAAATTGAGCTGAACATGGGCTTCCCTGCTCGTGAGGCAGTCAATACTGCTGCTCCGGCCACTTCCGCATGCCACATGGCAAAACCTTGTTGACACAGCTTCATGACACCGCCTACAAGTCCAGCGATTCCGATTATTTTAATTCCGCCGACTGACTCTTCACTCTGTCCTGATTTGGCTTCTTCACCTGCCTTTAACACTTCAGCCGTGGCGATTCCTTCCGGATATTTTAGCTTGGCAACAATGATCAAAGCTCTTCTCAACGGGACGGTGAACAGCACACCGATGACTCCGCCAATGGCCGCAATCTTGGCGACTTCTACATAATCAAATGTCTGCCAATAGCCGAGTAATACCAAAGCCGGGATGGTAAATATCACTCCCGCAGCCAGCGATTCCCCGGCGGAGGCTGCTGTCTGGACGATGTTGTTCTCCAGGATGTTTGACCTGCGGAACATGCGCAACACACCCATGGATATCACTGCTGCCGGAATGGAGGCGGAGACGGTCATACCGGCGAAAAGTCCCAGATAAGCGTTAGCACCGGCCAGGATCACGGAAAGTAAAATTCCGAGGATGACTGCTTTCAGGGTGATCTCGGGGAGGGATGTGTTGGAATTATTCATAATGAGTGGCGAGAAAATAGATTGACCTCTTCAGGAAATCAAGGAGAGAATCGATTGTTGCTTTTCAAAATGTAGTTCAGATCACATCCTATTCTGACTATTGTCACGGCAGGTATCCGTGTTGTTAAAGTGTGTACTATCAAGTAAATTTCATTTATATTGGAGTAGTATGAATAGTCATAGGATGAATAAACTTAAAATAGTACTATTTCTCCTTCTCGCTGTAGCGTTAACAACCCCTCTTTATACCCAGAAGACCAATATAGCTATACTCCAGTTCGACGCCGAAAATATAACTGGGTCAGAAGCTCGAATACTGTCTGACCGCTTACGAACAGAGTTGCTTAAAATAGGTGCATTCAACGTTGTAGACCGTTCCGCTATGGAGGAAATCTTACAGGAACAGGGATTTCAACAGACGGGTTGCGTTTCTGATGAATGTATCGTTGAAGTTGGAAAGTTGGTTGGTGTCGAACTGATGGTAGGAGGATCTATTGGTAAGATTGGTACGATTTATACTATTTCAGCAAGGATGATTGATGTTAAAACGGGAAAAATTCTGTCTCAGCAGTCTTTGGATTGTCCCTGCCCCATTGAAACACTGTTGACTGAATCCATGGGTGAGGTTGCAGCTGGCCTGAGCGGAGCCAAGATAGTCAAGCCTATTATACCACCACCACCTGCAGTTGGATCAGCTCTTTTCACATCTCAGGAGGAGAATGTAACCATCCTGGTGAACGGGGAGGTGAAGGGAACTACACCTCTAA from Candidatus Neomarinimicrobiota bacterium includes the following:
- a CDS encoding oligopeptide transporter, OPT family, whose product is MNNSNTSLPEITLKAVILGILLSVILAGANAYLGLFAGMTVSASIPAAVISMGVLRMFRRSNILENNIVQTAASAGESLAAGVIFTIPALVLLGYWQTFDYVEVAKIAAIGGVIGVLFTVPLRRALIIVAKLKYPEGIATAEVLKAGEEAKSGQSEESVGGIKIIGIAGLVGGVMKLCQQGFAMWHAEVAGAAVLTASRAGKPMFSSIFGLGTDLSPALISVGYIVGRNIGIVVVAGGLISWAVAIPIYSAINGFEGDALESAWTIWNTKIRYLGVGAMVVGGVWSLIKLFKPLIIGLKTSLEAIRQRKSGANLSRQEMDLPINYVGVGLLVLLIPVFLLYLGIIESAGIAALLTVVMMIFGFLFSAVASYMAGVVGSSNNPISGVTIATILFSSLLLLALLGAGSPVGAAGAIMVGAVVCCAAAIGGDNMQDLKTGHIVGATPWKQQVMQIIGTLSAAVVLGLVLDILHTAYTIGSPALSAPQATLMKSVAEGVFTGSLPWTFVYIGAVIAVIIILIDIRQEKAGSDFRVPVLAVAVGIYLPITLTVPIFIGGMINHLGKKARASKGDNKKGLLLASGLITGEALMGILVAVPIFISNNKDWWPHFEGFELIGPVAFIAVVYWLYRSVSR